One window of the Ureibacillus sp. FSL W7-1570 genome contains the following:
- the dacB gene encoding D-alanyl-D-alanine carboxypeptidase/D-alanyl-D-alanine-endopeptidase: MIKRYTALITVLFMFCYVHPIQAKSLNETIQQYLGTDNISVSIRDPETGEIVYEKNGDVGMKPASTLKLLTAASALHTLGELHRFQTDVYTDGKIENGELVGNLYFKGRGDPTFQKNNFLQIADILKVLGVHSIRGNLYGDDLHFQGAALSPGIAKDDESYYYAPRISALTMSPDQDFDAGTMIVHVKPTEIGNKPMIEFEPNDCGMIFINQAKTVASNEKNTIEIIRKHRSNEVVISGNIPVGEPHKDWVTLYDPTLNTLIAFKKTLEEAGVSFYDTAIERKAVPKNAVLLYTKHSLPLEVLVHPFLKLSNNSIADILVKTMGQTVYGHGDFKSGLNVIRYYGEQIGLNMEFWQLEDGSGISYKNRTTANELTNLLVIVRHEPYFPIFFSSLPVGGEKKREIGGSLRERYLDDHLKGRVFAKTGHISGVYTLAGYVKAKSGKMYAFAVMTQNQQKNKIKDIDKVVEAMMEQY, encoded by the coding sequence ATGATTAAAAGATATACGGCTTTAATTACAGTTCTATTTATGTTTTGCTATGTTCATCCCATTCAGGCAAAGTCCCTGAACGAAACAATCCAGCAATATTTGGGCACGGATAATATAAGCGTGTCCATCAGGGATCCGGAAACCGGTGAAATAGTGTATGAAAAAAATGGGGATGTCGGGATGAAACCGGCTTCCACATTGAAATTGCTGACGGCTGCAAGCGCATTGCATACATTGGGGGAACTGCACCGTTTTCAAACAGATGTGTACACCGATGGCAAAATCGAGAACGGTGAGCTGGTGGGCAATCTTTATTTTAAAGGACGCGGCGATCCCACTTTTCAAAAGAACAATTTTTTGCAAATTGCAGATATATTGAAGGTATTAGGAGTTCATTCCATACGGGGTAATCTATATGGCGATGATTTGCATTTTCAAGGTGCGGCCCTTTCTCCAGGGATTGCAAAAGACGATGAAAGCTATTATTACGCACCGCGGATCAGCGCTTTGACGATGTCGCCAGATCAGGATTTTGACGCCGGTACCATGATTGTTCATGTCAAACCGACGGAAATCGGGAACAAACCGATGATTGAATTTGAGCCAAATGATTGCGGCATGATTTTCATCAACCAGGCAAAGACGGTTGCTTCAAATGAAAAAAATACCATTGAAATCATCCGGAAACACCGATCCAATGAGGTTGTCATTTCAGGCAATATTCCTGTTGGAGAGCCCCATAAAGATTGGGTGACCTTATATGATCCAACCCTTAATACGCTTATTGCATTCAAGAAAACGTTGGAAGAAGCGGGTGTTTCATTTTATGATACGGCCATTGAAAGAAAAGCGGTACCGAAAAATGCCGTCTTGCTTTATACAAAACATTCCTTGCCATTGGAAGTTCTTGTCCATCCTTTTCTGAAATTGAGCAACAACAGCATTGCGGATATTTTAGTCAAAACAATGGGGCAAACGGTTTACGGACACGGGGATTTTAAAAGCGGATTAAACGTGATCCGGTACTATGGGGAACAAATTGGATTAAATATGGAATTTTGGCAGTTGGAAGATGGTTCGGGCATTTCCTACAAAAACCGGACTACGGCCAATGAGTTGACCAATTTATTAGTAATAGTCCGCCACGAACCCTATTTCCCCATCTTTTTCAGCAGCTTGCCTGTTGGAGGGGAAAAGAAACGGGAGATCGGGGGATCATTGAGGGAACGGTACTTGGATGATCATTTGAAAGGCCGTGTATTTGCCAAAACAGGGCATATATCCGGAGTGTATACCTTGGCGGGATACGTGAAGGCCAAAAGCGGGAAAATGTATGCCTTTGCCGTGATGACCCAGAATCAACAGAAAAATAAAATCAAAGACATTGACAAAGTGGTGGAAGCGATGATGGAACAGTATTGA
- a CDS encoding DEAD/DEAH box helicase → MSNFTEFQFKPFIMDAIQKLGFKEPTPIQKEMIPLILEGKSAIGQAHTGTGKTHAFLLPIVQRIDTGKQEVQAVITSPTRELATQIYERLKEIIEGTEITAKLLIGGTDKQRLMEKLKNQPHIVVGTPGRIHDLVKENALLVHKAPILVVDEADLAFDMGFIEEIDGFAARMPEKLEMYVFSATIPVKLQPFLNKYMESPAHIKINDRKPVAEGIEFFLVPIRSKNRSDKLLEVCKTINPFLCLIFCNTRKTADEVASFLSENGIRTGEIHGDLTPRERKKMMKQIRDLEFQYIVATDLAARGIDIEGVSHVINYEIPEDLEFFVHRVGRTARAGLEGTAITLYGPDDEDALDRIDEKLGIPFKHRDVKDGEWIELKDRQARKKRVKQEDELDKVAKALVRKPKKVKPGYKKAMQKEMQKIKKKLKKSKR, encoded by the coding sequence ATGTCGAACTTTACAGAATTTCAATTCAAACCATTTATTATGGATGCCATTCAAAAGCTCGGCTTTAAAGAACCAACTCCGATTCAGAAAGAAATGATTCCGTTGATTCTGGAAGGGAAAAGCGCCATTGGGCAAGCCCACACAGGGACCGGGAAAACCCATGCCTTCTTATTGCCGATTGTCCAAAGAATCGATACGGGCAAACAGGAAGTGCAAGCGGTGATCACTTCGCCGACGAGGGAATTGGCGACTCAAATATATGAACGATTGAAAGAAATTATCGAAGGCACGGAAATTACGGCGAAATTGCTGATTGGCGGCACGGACAAGCAACGATTGATGGAAAAGCTGAAAAACCAACCCCACATCGTTGTCGGAACGCCTGGACGAATTCATGATTTGGTGAAGGAAAATGCCCTTCTTGTCCACAAAGCGCCAATTTTGGTGGTGGATGAAGCGGACTTGGCTTTCGACATGGGATTCATTGAAGAAATCGACGGTTTTGCGGCGCGCATGCCGGAAAAGCTGGAAATGTACGTTTTCTCAGCGACCATCCCCGTCAAGTTGCAGCCATTCCTCAATAAATATATGGAATCCCCAGCGCACATCAAAATCAATGACCGGAAACCGGTGGCGGAAGGGATAGAATTTTTCCTTGTGCCGATCCGATCCAAAAACCGGTCGGACAAACTGCTGGAAGTTTGCAAGACTATCAATCCGTTTTTATGCCTCATCTTCTGCAATACGAGAAAAACGGCGGATGAAGTGGCAAGCTTCCTATCGGAAAACGGCATCCGCACAGGGGAAATTCATGGGGATTTGACGCCAAGGGAACGCAAGAAAATGATGAAGCAAATCCGCGACTTGGAATTCCAGTACATTGTCGCAACGGATTTGGCAGCCCGGGGCATTGATATCGAAGGCGTTTCCCACGTAATCAATTATGAAATTCCTGAAGACTTGGAGTTTTTCGTCCACCGCGTCGGACGAACAGCGCGCGCGGGTCTGGAGGGAACAGCCATCACCCTGTATGGTCCGGATGATGAAGATGCTTTGGACCGCATTGATGAAAAATTGGGCATTCCATTTAAACATCGCGACGTGAAGGATGGGGAATGGATTGAATTAAAAGACCGTCAAGCCCGCAAAAAACGCGTAAAGCAGGAAGATGAATTGGACAAAGTCGCAAAAGCGCTGGTGCGAAAACCGAAAAAAGTGAAGCCGGGTTATAAAAAAGCGATGCAGAAGGAAATGCAGAAAATCAAGAAGAAATTGAAGAAGAGTAAGCGGTAG
- the ltrA gene encoding group II intron reverse transcriptase/maturase gives MLLNQILSRENMLQALKRVEQNKGSHGVDMMPVQNLRQHIVENWLSIKEAILKGTYEPMPVRRVEIPKPDGGVRLLGIPTVTDRLIQQAIAQVLSKVYDPTFSENSYGFRPNRSAHDAVRKAKEYIRDGHRWVVDMDLEKFFDKVNHDRLMGTLAKRIQDKPLLKLIRKYLQSGVMINGVVSSTLEGTPQGGPLSPLLSNIVLDELDKELERRGHKFVRYADDCNIYVKSKRAGLRTMASIQRFIEGKLRLKVNEKKSAVDRPWKRKFLGFSFTYHKEPKVRIAKESLKRMKNKVREITSRKMPYPMEYRIQKLNQYLVGWCGYFALADTKSIFLELDKWIRRRLRMCLWKNWKKPKTKTRNLIQLGVPQWQAYEWGNTRKSYWRISNSPILHRTLGNSYWRNQGLESLEARYENLRQ, from the coding sequence ATGCTTTTGAATCAAATCCTGTCACGGGAGAACATGCTTCAAGCACTAAAACGTGTAGAACAGAATAAAGGAAGCCACGGAGTAGATATGATGCCCGTACAAAACCTACGACAGCACATAGTCGAAAACTGGCTATCTATTAAGGAGGCAATTCTCAAGGGAACTTATGAACCAATGCCAGTCCGCAGAGTCGAAATCCCGAAACCTGACGGCGGTGTTCGTTTACTAGGAATCCCTACCGTAACAGACCGTTTGATTCAACAAGCAATCGCCCAAGTACTTTCAAAAGTGTATGACCCTACATTCTCTGAAAACAGCTACGGATTTAGACCAAACCGAAGTGCCCATGATGCGGTGAGGAAAGCGAAAGAATATATAAGAGATGGACATCGATGGGTTGTAGATATGGACTTGGAGAAATTCTTTGATAAGGTCAACCATGACAGATTAATGGGTACACTCGCGAAGAGAATCCAAGATAAACCATTACTGAAATTGATTCGTAAGTATTTACAATCGGGAGTCATGATTAATGGTGTGGTGTCAAGCACATTAGAAGGAACTCCACAAGGAGGACCATTAAGTCCGCTACTATCTAACATTGTACTAGATGAACTAGATAAAGAATTGGAAAGAAGAGGACACAAATTCGTTCGATATGCGGATGACTGTAACATTTACGTGAAAAGTAAACGAGCAGGACTTCGCACAATGGCAAGCATTCAACGATTCATTGAAGGAAAACTACGACTGAAAGTAAATGAAAAGAAATCAGCGGTCGACCGTCCATGGAAACGTAAGTTTCTAGGATTTAGCTTTACCTATCATAAAGAGCCAAAGGTTCGTATCGCAAAAGAAAGCCTTAAACGAATGAAGAATAAAGTTCGTGAAATCACATCACGCAAGATGCCCTACCCGATGGAATACCGCATTCAGAAACTGAATCAATATCTAGTGGGATGGTGTGGATATTTTGCGTTAGCAGACACCAAATCTATATTCCTTGAATTAGATAAATGGATTCGTAGAAGACTTCGAATGTGTCTATGGAAGAACTGGAAGAAACCGAAAACAAAGACACGCAACCTTATTCAGCTTGGCGTACCACAATGGCAAGCGTATGAATGGGGAAATACTCGGAAGAGTTATTGGCGTATTTCAAATAGTCCAATATTACACAGAACCCTTGGTAACTCCTATTGGAGAAACCAAGGGTTGGAAAGTCTTGAAGCTCGTTATGAAAACTTGCGTCAATGA
- a CDS encoding DctP family TRAP transporter solute-binding subunit, which produces MKYFVGSAVLTILFVIGLIAYQQGAFSKEKIAYDDEQVGLDDQIIINFSHVVAENTPKGMVAKKFAELVEEKSGGRIMVKVYPDGMLYSDYDELEALLDNEVQMIAPTTSKMTERLPSWQVLDLPFVIETNEQLKAVLTGELSGKLLEELSKLHIKGLTFWSNGFKQISSNQPIIRAEDFKGKQIRTMGSDIIKEQYRKLNAEPIPLNFDDVYYEIQNQLIDAQENTISNIYSKKFYTMENHITLSNHGIMAYAVMMNENFWNSLTEEDQQIIIESLEEMQEWQFELAERINGEFLEKLYKEPNVEIIQLNEQNKKQWMQSVSPLYEYFNQKGNGTYFNLLLQDIDKVEDF; this is translated from the coding sequence ATGAAATATTTTGTGGGTAGCGCAGTTTTGACGATTCTGTTTGTCATAGGATTGATCGCATATCAGCAAGGGGCATTTTCAAAAGAAAAAATAGCCTATGATGATGAACAAGTGGGATTGGATGATCAAATCATCATCAATTTCAGCCATGTTGTGGCGGAAAATACGCCAAAAGGGATGGTGGCCAAAAAGTTTGCGGAACTGGTGGAAGAAAAAAGCGGGGGCCGGATCATGGTGAAAGTGTATCCTGACGGCATGTTGTACAGCGATTATGATGAATTGGAAGCCTTGTTGGATAATGAAGTGCAAATGATCGCCCCGACCACTTCCAAAATGACCGAACGTTTGCCAAGTTGGCAGGTGCTGGATTTGCCCTTTGTCATCGAAACCAACGAACAGTTGAAGGCCGTTTTGACCGGGGAGTTGAGCGGCAAGCTGTTGGAAGAATTGTCAAAGCTTCATATCAAAGGGCTCACTTTTTGGAGCAACGGATTCAAGCAAATCTCTTCCAACCAACCGATTATCCGTGCGGAAGATTTCAAAGGGAAACAGATCCGGACGATGGGCAGCGATATCATTAAAGAACAATATCGCAAGCTAAATGCGGAGCCGATCCCTTTAAATTTTGATGATGTCTATTATGAAATTCAAAACCAGTTGATTGATGCCCAGGAAAACACGATTTCGAATATTTATTCGAAAAAATTTTATACAATGGAAAATCACATCACCCTTTCCAATCATGGCATCATGGCCTATGCGGTGATGATGAATGAAAATTTTTGGAATAGTTTAACGGAAGAGGATCAACAAATCATCATCGAATCATTGGAAGAAATGCAAGAATGGCAATTTGAGTTGGCTGAACGGATCAACGGGGAATTTTTGGAGAAGCTTTATAAAGAACCGAATGTGGAAATAATCCAATTGAATGAACAAAATAAAAAGCAATGGATGCAATCTGTCAGCCCCCTTTACGAATACTTTAATCAAAAGGGGAATGGCACATATTTCAATCTGCTTCTGCAAGATATCGATAAAGTGGAAGATTTTTGA
- the dctA gene encoding C4-dicarboxylate transporter DctA gives MKILKNLTVQVIIAIILGIIVGAVWPEFGAKLKILADLFIKLIKMLIAPIIFLTVVVGIGSMGDVKKVGKIGGKALIYFEIVSTIALAIGIIVALVIQPGKGLDTSAAGNADISKYTSAASESEHGLAHFISSIIPDNFVGALANGELLPTLFAAVLFGLAAAAVGERAKPVITFFENVSEIFFKIVGMVMIFSPIGAFGAMAYTIGNFGIKSLANLGLLMVSVYTTMFIFIVFILGSIARFYGINILKFIAYIKEEIFIVIGTSSSESALPSLIRKLEQFGCSKQTVGLVVPTGYSFNLDGTAIYLSMATLFIAQAYGIHLTWVQIVTILAVLMITSKGAAGVTGSGFITLAATLAAFPMIPIEGIALLIGVDRFMSEARSVTNLIGNALSAVVISKSEKEFDVAKYEELKQHKLEAH, from the coding sequence ATGAAAATATTGAAAAATCTTACAGTTCAAGTGATTATAGCAATCATCTTGGGGATTATTGTAGGGGCGGTTTGGCCTGAATTTGGGGCAAAGTTGAAGATACTTGCGGATTTATTCATTAAATTGATCAAGATGTTGATTGCCCCAATCATCTTTTTGACGGTGGTCGTTGGAATCGGCAGCATGGGGGATGTAAAGAAGGTCGGAAAAATCGGCGGCAAAGCGCTAATCTATTTTGAAATCGTTTCCACTATTGCCCTTGCCATTGGAATCATCGTTGCACTAGTCATTCAACCAGGTAAAGGATTGGATACCTCTGCTGCAGGAAATGCCGACATTTCAAAATACACTTCGGCGGCTTCCGAATCGGAGCACGGGCTTGCCCATTTCATTTCCAGTATTATACCTGACAACTTTGTAGGGGCATTGGCCAATGGCGAATTATTGCCGACGTTGTTTGCGGCGGTGTTGTTTGGACTTGCGGCGGCGGCTGTCGGAGAGCGGGCGAAACCTGTGATTACCTTTTTTGAAAACGTTTCAGAAATCTTTTTCAAAATTGTCGGCATGGTGATGATCTTTTCACCGATTGGGGCATTTGGTGCAATGGCCTATACGATCGGCAACTTCGGAATCAAGTCTTTGGCAAACTTGGGGCTTTTAATGGTTTCCGTTTATACGACCATGTTTATATTTATCGTGTTCATTTTAGGTTCCATCGCCAGATTTTATGGCATCAATATCTTAAAATTTATTGCCTATATCAAAGAAGAAATCTTCATCGTCATCGGGACATCTTCATCTGAATCGGCATTGCCGTCTTTGATCAGAAAGTTGGAACAATTTGGTTGTTCCAAACAAACAGTCGGATTGGTCGTTCCAACCGGCTACTCCTTCAACCTGGATGGAACAGCGATCTATTTGTCGATGGCAACTTTATTTATCGCGCAAGCTTATGGCATTCATTTAACATGGGTACAAATTGTTACCATCCTGGCCGTGTTGATGATTACGTCCAAAGGGGCTGCCGGGGTGACGGGCTCCGGATTTATCACACTTGCGGCGACACTCGCGGCATTCCCGATGATTCCGATTGAAGGGATCGCCCTGTTGATCGGTGTGGACCGCTTTATGTCAGAAGCCCGTTCCGTGACGAATTTGATAGGGAATGCGTTATCAGCGGTCGTGATTTCAAAATCGGAAAAAGAATTTGATGTGGCGAAATACGAAGAATTGAAACAGCACAAATTGGAAGCCCACTAA
- a CDS encoding deoxyribonuclease IV, protein MLIGSHVSMSGKKMLLAASEEAASYGATTFMIYTGAPQNTRRKAIEELNIEAGLQHMKEHGISDIVVHAPYIINIANTVKPEVFALGVEFLQKEIERTEAIGATQIVLHPGSHVGEGEEKGIKKIIEGLNEVLSVDSNVQIALETMAGKGSECGKTFEELAQIIDGVTNNERLSVCFDTCHTHDAGYNIVEDFDGVLEEFDKIIGLDRIKVVHINDSKNERGARKDRHENLGFGHIGFDALNYIVHHEVFKDIPKILETPWVGSDSKNKKPPYKEEIEMLKTGDFHPEWIDALRG, encoded by the coding sequence ATGTTAATCGGTTCACACGTATCCATGAGCGGCAAGAAAATGCTGCTTGCCGCCAGTGAAGAAGCGGCATCCTACGGGGCAACAACCTTCATGATTTATACAGGGGCCCCTCAAAATACGAGAAGAAAAGCCATTGAAGAATTGAATATCGAAGCGGGCTTGCAACATATGAAGGAACACGGCATTTCCGACATTGTGGTCCATGCCCCTTACATCATCAACATTGCCAATACGGTAAAACCGGAAGTCTTTGCTTTGGGTGTGGAATTTTTGCAAAAAGAAATTGAGCGCACGGAAGCGATCGGTGCCACACAAATCGTTCTCCATCCAGGTTCCCATGTGGGGGAAGGGGAAGAAAAGGGCATCAAAAAAATCATCGAAGGGCTGAATGAAGTGCTCTCCGTGGATTCCAACGTGCAAATTGCATTGGAAACGATGGCGGGGAAAGGTTCCGAATGCGGTAAAACTTTTGAGGAACTGGCGCAAATCATCGACGGCGTGACGAACAACGAGCGTCTTTCCGTCTGCTTTGATACATGCCATACCCATGATGCGGGCTATAACATCGTTGAAGATTTCGATGGCGTGTTGGAGGAATTCGATAAAATCATCGGCCTCGACCGCATCAAAGTCGTACATATCAACGACAGCAAAAACGAGCGCGGGGCAAGAAAAGACCGCCACGAGAATCTGGGCTTTGGCCATATCGGATTTGATGCGCTCAACTACATCGTCCATCATGAAGTGTTCAAAGACATCCCAAAAATTCTTGAAACGCCTTGGGTCGGTTCTGATTCGAAAAATAAAAAGCCGCCATATAAAGAAGAAATTGAAATGCTGAAAACCGGGGATTTCCATCCGGAATGGATTGACGCATTGCGCGGCTGA
- a CDS encoding DUF2642 domain-containing protein, which yields MLYDGNKFVYIPFEHIQSFYKDFENENNIQTPSEIPAFISRVNQNLTLKNILTLAKGIHVEIMVAKNEPLHGVITTIKDDYFVFESPVYKRMYIAQYHLKWLIPHLNQLPYGLSEKEFQHFASANDETFQSTFVSQLAELKNQMAILNLGKDFSHIGKVINVNNQLISIENGKSKLTYFNLSHIQTLQLV from the coding sequence GTGTTATATGATGGGAATAAATTTGTCTATATACCATTTGAACATATCCAATCATTCTATAAAGATTTCGAAAACGAAAATAATATTCAAACTCCATCAGAAATCCCGGCATTTATTTCGCGGGTCAACCAAAATTTGACACTAAAAAATATACTCACATTGGCGAAGGGCATCCACGTGGAAATCATGGTCGCCAAAAACGAACCCCTGCATGGTGTGATCACAACCATCAAAGACGACTATTTTGTATTCGAGTCGCCTGTTTACAAAAGGATGTACATTGCCCAGTACCATTTGAAATGGCTGATACCACATTTGAACCAATTACCTTATGGCCTTAGCGAGAAAGAATTTCAGCATTTCGCATCGGCAAACGATGAAACCTTTCAAAGCACTTTCGTTTCCCAGCTTGCTGAATTGAAAAATCAAATGGCTATATTGAATTTGGGGAAAGATTTTTCCCACATCGGGAAAGTCATCAATGTAAACAATCAGTTGATCAGTATAGAAAACGGAAAATCGAAACTCACTTATTTTAATCTCTCCCACATTCAAACCCTTCAACTAGTTTAA